The Inmirania thermothiophila nucleotide sequence GGACCTGCAGCAGGCGTTCCGCGACTTCGCCGATTCCATGCACGGCGAGCAGGCCCTGCGGGCCGCCGCCCTGGTGGGTCGCAGGGTCCTGGTGCCGGGCGACGCGGTGCGCTTCGACGGCGAGCCCGTGCGCGGCGCGGTGGAGCTGGATGCGCCGGCCACGGAGCTGCGGCTCCGCGTCCACGACGCGGCGGGGGCGCTGGTGCGCACGGTGCCCCTCGGCGCCCACGAGGCCGGCCGGGTGGCCTTCACCTGGGACGGCCTCGACGACGCCGGTGCCCCCGTGCCGTCGGGCCGGTACCGGCTCGCGGTGGAGCGCGTCCGCGACGGCGAGACCGTGTCCCTGCAGCCGCTGGTGGCGGCACCCGTGGAGAGCGTCACCCTGCGCGCCGGCGGCGGGGCGCTCGAGCTCGAGCTCGAGGGCCTCGGCACCCGAACCCTCGACGACGTCCGCCAGATCCTCTAGGGGAGGTCCAGACCATGGCCTTTGAGATCGCACTGACGGGACTCAACGCCGCATCGGCCGAGCTCAGCGTCATCGGCAACAACATCGCCAACGCCGGCACCACCGGCTTCAAGCAGTCGCGGCCCGAGTTCGCCGACATCTTCGCCGTGTCCAACCTCGGGACCACGGCCTCGGGCATCGGCCAGGGGGTGCGCCTGAGCGGGGTGGCGCAGCAGTTCACCCAGGGCAACATCACCTTCACCGACAACCCCCTGGATCTTGCCATCAGCGGCGAGGGCTTCTTCCGCCTGAGCGACAACGGCGCCATCACCTACACCCGCGCCGGTGCCTTCCGCCTCGACAACCGGGGCTTCGTGGTGAACGGCCAGGGCCAGCGCCTGACCGCCTTCCAGGCCGACAGCGCGGGCAACATCACGGGCGCGCTGGGGGACCTCCAGATCTCCACCGCCAACATCCCGCCGCAGGCGACGAGCCAGCTCGATGCGCTGCTCAACCTCGACGCCAACGCCACGGTCTTCGGCGCCGGCGCGCCCGCCTTCAACCACAACGACCCCACCACCTTCAACCACGCCACCTCCACCACGGTCTACGACACCCTCGGCAATCCGCTG carries:
- a CDS encoding flagellar hook assembly protein FlgD; the encoded protein is MSTIADVAAAINPPQESRSGPRDRLGQEDFLRLMVTQLRNQDPFKPLQSGEFLGQIAQFGTVSGIQDLQQAFRDFADSMHGEQALRAAALVGRRVLVPGDAVRFDGEPVRGAVELDAPATELRLRVHDAAGALVRTVPLGAHEAGRVAFTWDGLDDAGAPVPSGRYRLAVERVRDGETVSLQPLVAAPVESVTLRAGGGALELELEGLGTRTLDDVRQIL